The Actinocatenispora sera genome has a window encoding:
- a CDS encoding S53 family peptidase yields MSHPGFRRRLGGTVAAAGLLAAVLAGVGSAAPAGPVVPHRACSTPTAHHAACLALVDADARGKALSPSGLAAADLHPYQAADLQSAYDLPSDLLGARQTIAIVDAFDDPNAEADLAEYRRTNGLPACDADFPCFRKVNQRGERTPPPADAGWAVEISLDLDMASAACPNCQLLLVEADDTSTTSLAAAVDTAVALGADVVSNSYGANEYSTELAELAAHFDHPGTAIVASSGDSGFGVSVPAALSTVVAVGGTTLYQDSSSRGWGEQAWAGSGSGCSAYVTKPSWQKDRLCRKRTVADVAAVANPSTPVAVYDTYGSTGWIAVGGTSAAAPLVAGVIALAGNLDTAALPAYPYAHAAGLRDVTTGANGTCGGSYLCTATKGYDGPTGLGTPHGIGAF; encoded by the coding sequence ATGAGCCATCCGGGATTCCGTCGCCGACTCGGCGGCACCGTCGCCGCGGCGGGGCTGCTGGCCGCCGTGCTGGCGGGCGTCGGGAGCGCCGCGCCCGCCGGGCCGGTCGTGCCACACCGGGCGTGTTCGACGCCCACCGCGCACCACGCCGCCTGCCTGGCCCTGGTCGACGCCGACGCCAGGGGCAAGGCCTTGTCGCCGTCCGGGCTCGCGGCGGCCGACCTGCATCCGTACCAGGCGGCCGATCTGCAGTCCGCCTACGACCTGCCGTCGGATCTGCTCGGCGCGCGGCAGACGATCGCGATCGTCGACGCCTTCGACGACCCGAACGCCGAGGCCGACCTCGCCGAGTATCGCCGGACCAACGGGCTGCCCGCCTGCGACGCGGACTTTCCGTGCTTCCGCAAGGTGAACCAGCGCGGTGAGCGCACCCCACCGCCGGCCGATGCCGGTTGGGCGGTGGAGATCTCGCTGGATCTGGACATGGCCTCGGCCGCCTGCCCGAACTGCCAGCTGCTGCTGGTCGAGGCCGACGACACCAGTACCACCAGCCTCGCCGCCGCGGTCGACACGGCCGTGGCGTTGGGCGCCGATGTGGTGTCCAACAGCTACGGGGCGAACGAGTACTCGACCGAGCTGGCCGAGCTCGCCGCGCACTTCGACCATCCCGGTACCGCTATCGTCGCGTCCTCCGGTGACTCGGGGTTCGGCGTGAGCGTGCCGGCGGCACTGTCCACAGTGGTCGCAGTCGGCGGCACCACGCTGTACCAGGACTCCTCGTCTCGCGGTTGGGGCGAGCAGGCCTGGGCCGGTTCGGGTTCCGGCTGTTCGGCGTACGTGACGAAGCCGTCGTGGCAGAAGGACCGCTTGTGCCGCAAGCGAACCGTCGCCGATGTCGCCGCGGTCGCCAACCCCTCCACCCCGGTCGCCGTGTACGACACGTACGGCTCCACCGGATGGATCGCGGTCGGCGGCACGAGTGCCGCTGCGCCGCTGGTCGCCGGCGTGATCGCGCTGGCCGGCAATCTGGACACCGCCGCGCTGCCCGCCTACCCGTACGCACACGCTGCGGGGCTGCGCGACGTGACCACCGGTGCGAACGGTACCTGCGGCGGTAGCTACCTGTGCACCGCGACCAAGGGGTACGACGGGCCGACCGGCCTGGGCACCCCCCACGGCATCGGCGCTTTCTAG